The proteins below are encoded in one region of Triticum aestivum cultivar Chinese Spring chromosome 1B, IWGSC CS RefSeq v2.1, whole genome shotgun sequence:
- the LOC123097193 gene encoding histone H4 — MSGRGKGGKGLGKGGAKRHRKVLRDNIQGITKPAIRRLARRGGVKRISGLIYEETRGVLKIFLENVIRDAVTYTEHARRKTVTAMDVVYALKRQGRTLYGFGG, encoded by the coding sequence ATGTCCGGCCGCGGCAAGGGAGGCAAGGGGCTCGGCAAGGGCGGCGCCAAGCGCCACCGGAAGGTCCTGCGCGACAACATCCagggcatcaccaagccggcgatcCGGCGGCTGGCGCGGAGGGGCGGCGTGAAGCGCATCTCGgggctcatctacgaggagacccgcggcgtgctcaagatcttcctcgagaacgTCATCCGCGACGCCGTCACCTACACCGAACACGCCCGCCGCAAGACCGTCACCGCCATGGACGTCGTCTACGCGCTCAAGCGCCAGGGCCGCACCCTCTACGGATTCGGCGGCTAG